A window of Companilactobacillus allii genomic DNA:
TTTATTAGCCTTTTTCTCAAAGTCTAGTTTTGGTAAGACTATGGGTAAAGTTACACTAGTTCCATCGATTTTTAACATTAATGAACCTGTAATTTTCGGTGTTCCTATTGTTATGAATCCATACTTTGCTATTCCATTTGTTTTTGCTCCACTTGCAATGGGTATTATAACTTGGTTTGCTACAATTACTCACTTGGTTAATAGAACAATTGCCTTAGTTCCATGGACATTACCTGGGCCTATTGGTGCATTTATGGCCACAGGATTTGATTGGAGAGCGGCAGTTTTGAATATTATTAATATTCTTGTTGCTCTAGCTATTTACTACCCATTCTTTAAGATTTGGGATAAGAATCAATTGAAAAAAGAACAACTTGCTGCTGAAGAAGATATAAAAAAAGCTGATGCTTCTGCAGCCACTGCATAATAAGGGAGTTAATTAGATGTTAGGAATTTCAATTTATCCCAATAAAGCTACTACTGAAGAAAATATTGCTTATCTACAGTTAGCAGCAAAATACGGATTTAAGCGGGTCTTTGCGAGTCTTTTAGAGGTAACTCCAGATAATAAGGATGAGGTATTAGGACAATTCAAAAAGATTTTTACCGTTGCCAATGATTTGAAAATGAGAGTTACTTTAGATGTTAATCCTAGATTATTTGGAGTTTTAGGAGTTGATTATCATAATTTAACATTGTTCAAAGAAATTGGAGCTAGTGCTATTCGTCTAGATGCAAACTTTGATGGATTAACCGAATCATTAATGAGCTTTGAGGATTCAGGACTTGATATTGAACTTAATCTGTCATCAGACGCAGGTAATATTGAAAATATTATGTCATATGCCCCCAACAATAAGCGATTGAGCGGTTGTCACAACTTCTATCCACAACGTTTCACAGGACTTGACCTAGATTTCTTCACTAAATGTAGTGCCAAATATAAGAAACTAGGATTAAGAACAGCTGCTTTTGTAACTTCACAAGTAGCAACAACTGGTCCGCATCCATTCAATGACGGATTACCAACTTTGGAGATGCATCGAGACTTGCCAATTGAGGTTCAAGCCAAACATCTTTTAGCTACCGGATTGATTGATGATATTTTAATTAGTAATCAATTTGCTAGTGAGACTGAATTGAAAAAATTGAGTCAAATAAATCAAGATCAATTGAGTTTAGCAGTTGATTTTGCTTCAAATGTTACACAAATTGAAAAAGATATTTTATTGAATTATCAACATTTCTATCGTGGTGATATTAACAGTTATAGTGTTAGATCCACTTTTGTTAAACTTAAGTATAAGAATGAGAGTATTCCTGCTAATAATACGATTGAAGAATTACATCCAGGAGATATTACAATTGGTAATGATTCTTTCGGTCAATATAAAGGAGAAGTGAATATTGTTAAACAGGCAATGCCAAATATCGACCAACACAAGAATGTTGTTGGGCATGTGGCTGAAGTTGAGCAATTTTTGATTCCTTATATTAAGCCTTGGATGAAGTTCCGATTTGAAACTTTTAAGCCATAAGAATTTAGGAGCATGCTATCGTCTGGTAGAATGCTCCTATTTTTTTTAGACAGTAATTCAATTGTATAATTATATTAAGGGGAAAAAGATATGAATGATAAAATCGATTCGTTAACGACAGAGCAACAAAATCCAGATAGCACTAACTTAGATCAGATGTCTACAGAAGAAATAGTCCGACTTATTAATAAGGAAGATGGTAAGATCAGTGACAGTATTAAGTCTCAAATTCCGAACATAACTAAGGCGATTGAATCAGTCGTAGATTCATTTCAAAAAAATGGACGTCTTATTTATATGGGAGCAGGAACTAGCGGAAGACTTGGTGTACTTGATGCAGCTGAATGTGTTCCAACATTTGGAACTGATCCAGAAATGGTACAAGGACTAATTGCCGGTGGCAAAAGAGCTATGACTGATGCTGTCGAGGGTGCTGAAGATTCATATGAACTCGGAGAAACTGATTTAAAAAACATCAAATTGACCGCTAACGATACAGTAGTGGGAATTGCGGCTAGTGGACGTACACCTTATGTAATTGGAGCTTTGAAATATGCCCAATTAAAAGGAAGTCACACGGTAAGTTTAGCCTGTAATAAAAACGCCAAGATTAGTTCGTATTCAGATATTGCCATTGAAGTAAATGCTGGTCCGGAAGTATTATCTGGTTCTACAAGGATGAAGTCGGGAACAGTACAAAAAATGGTATTAAATATGATCTCAACGACATCAATGATAAAAATTGGTAAAGTATATAAAAATCTAATGATCGATGTAAAGCCTACTAATGAGAAGCTAGTCCAGAGAGCTAAGAGAATTATTACCTTAGCAACTGGGGTTGATGATAAGAAAGCTGCTCAGTTATTTTTAGATTCTGGTAAAGATGTTAAAGTTGCTATTGTTATGGCTTTGACAGATTTTTCAGCGGAAGATGCTGTTAAAAAGCTTAAGGATTCTAAGGGATTCGTTCGTGGAGCAATCAATTAAAATTTGAGGTGAAATAATAATGACAGAATTTTCTATCGGTATTGATTGTGGTGGGACTCATACAGTTGCAATTGCCTATGATCAACATGCTGATATGTTGAGGAAAAGTGTTCAAGGACCGGCAAATTTGGCTGTTGATCCAACTGAAGCTGTAAAGAATATTCACGCAGCTATATTAGCAATCACGCAGAGTTTAAATGAAAAAGACTGTAACAAAATATTAATCGGAATTGCTGGATTAAGTGCCTTCAATGAAATTGAACAGTTGATTGCTGAGTTAGACTTTCCCAATTTGGATATTAAAATAATTAACGACGCTCAATTAGCTTTGATTGCTAGATTAAAGGGACAAAATGGCCTGGTGGCAATTGCTGGCACTGGATCAGTCGTAACTGGCATAGTTGATAACAGATCTGTTCGAGTCGGTGGATGGGGACATTTACTTGGAGACGAGGGTAGTGGTTATCAGATAAGTAAATTAGCGTTTCAACAAGTCACTAAAGAAACTGATTTAGATGAAATATCTAATTTTTCTAAGGCATTTCTAAAGGAAATCGGAGCTAAGAATATAACGGATTTGATTAGTATTTTTTATAAATTAAATAAAAAAGAAGTAGCTAATTTCACTCCATTTGTTTTAAAAGAAGCAAAAGACGGTGATAAAGTTGCTCAAAGTATTGTTGAAACTGCTACTAAGGGATTGGCTGATCAGATCAATCTTGCTATGAATAAAACTGATTGGCAGAAATCAACATTGAACTTAGCTTTTTCTGGTTCTGTGGTTGAAAAGAGTAGTTATTATCGACAACTTTTGATTAAAAAAATAAATTGTGAGCACCAAGAAATTAATATTTTACCAGTAGAATCTGATTTCAATAATGCGATTGCAGTGATTTATGCGAAATAAAAAGACTATTAAACGGAATTTTGAATTCCATTTAATAGCCTTTTTGATATTATCAATTTTCACAAAGTTATCTATTTAGTAACGTTAGTAGCAAAGTAAGGTTCATAAACAGCATTACTCAACGTTTCTGCACTTTGAGCATCAAATGTACTTGCTGGAAGCCAGAGGTTTGGCTCTACTTGGAAGTAATAAGCACCATTGATGTTCTTAACGATCTTTGAAACATTGTAAGGAGAACCTGCACCGTATGGATTATGTACGTAAGTGTTAGTAGAAGAGTCATAGAAATCTCTTAATGCTGAACTCTTAATACTGAATGTTGATGCAACATTTGAATTAGAGTATTGAGTTTTTTGCACTGCTGGAGCACCCACACTCATAGATTCTTGTGAGACCCATTGATTAGTAGCTACTCGATAATAGACTGTTCCATTAACAGTCTTCTTAGCATCAACTTTCCATGAAGTATAGTCACCCAGGTAATTCCCATTATAGTTACCATTATCATCTACAACAGATGCTCCACCGTGAAGAACACTTCCGATGTATCCGGGTATCTTTGTTATATTTGTTGCTGGAGTAGTAGTTTGTGTATTGCCTCCAGAGTAGCCCACATTCATGGATCCTGCATCGACCCATTGATTAGTAGCTACTCGATAATAGACTGCTCCGTTGATGGTCTTCTTGGCGTTAACTTTCCATGAAGTATAGTTACCTAAGTAATTTCCATCATAGTTACCATTATCGTCTACAACAGATGCTCCACCGTGAAGAACGGTACCAACATATCCAGACATCTTAACGATATCAGTGTTGTTGTCGACGACAACTGAGTCAGCCTTTATCCATTCATTAGTAGCTACTTTATAGTAAAGTGAGCCATTAATTGTCTTTGAAATCCCTAATTTCCATGAGGTGAAGTTACCTAGGCTACGGTTTACTGCTGAACCATTGCCGTCAACTAAAGCTCCACCGTTTCTTTTAACAACCCCGACCATACTTGAACTTGCTTGTACATTTTGAGAAACATTGCTCAATACTGCCGGTGCAAGAAGTACAGCCATGGCTGTGCCTAATAGAATATTTTCCTTCTTCATAATTGATTCTCCCCATATTATAGTTAATATACATATAGTTTAATGTTTGTGAGTATGTATTGGAACTACAAAAGACTTAACTTAAACATATCTTAATTAATCAAAAACTCATAATATCTATCAAAAAATTGCATATATTGATAACAAAAAAACACGCAACTGGATTGGTTGCGTGTTTTTTAATTACGGAATTCTTTAAAATTCCAAGGTTGTGAGGAGGGATCTGGATTAGGATCTCTTAGAATAATGGTGTTTCCCAATCTGTTACTTAAACGATGCTGCTTTTTCAGCATTGCAATACAAGAAGTGACCGGGCAGAACTTCTTGTAATGATTGATCGTCACTGAAAGGTTGTGAGTGATCAAAATCAATTCTTTGACGAGTTCTTTCGATAGCAGGATCAGGAACAGGAATCGCTGACAAAAGACTTTGTGTATAAGCATGTAAGGGGTTGTCATAGATCTCATCTGAATCAGCTAGTTCAACGATCTTACCACGATACATAACAGCGATACGATCACTGATGTACTTAACCATTGAAAGGTCATGGGCGATGAACATATATGTAAGTCCTTGTTCCTTTTGAATATCTTGCATCAAGTTAACAACTTGAGCTTGAATGGAAACATCAAGGGCTGAGATTGGTTCATCGGCAATAACAAACTGTGGTTCAACAGCCAAGGCTCTAGCGATACCGATACGCTGTCTCTGTCCACCAGAGAATTCATAAGGGTAACGTGTCATATGTTCTGGATTCAAGTGAACCATATCTAATAATTCACGAACACGTTTCTCACGTTCCTCATCATTATGAACAAGTCCGTGAACATCAAGGCCTTCAGCGATAATATCTTTAACTTTCATTCTTGGGTTTAGAGATGCATATGGATCTTGGAAGATCATCTGCATTTCACGACGGAAGTTTTTCATTTGGGGACCATGACTCTTGATCTTACTGATATCTTGGCCGTTAAATAGGATTTGTCCATCTGTTGGATTGTAAAGTCTGATAATACTACGACCAGTAGTACTCTTACCAGAACCAGATTCACCAACTAGTCCAAAGGTTTCACCTTTATAAATATCGAATGAAACATCATCAACAGCCTTTACTTCGTTAGGTTTGCCAATGTTGAAATATTGTTTTAGATGTCTAACTTGAACGATTTTTTCTCTTTCATCTGCCATTATTTAGCACTGCCTCCTAACTTTTGATATCTTTCAAAACGTTGTTTGATTGATGCAGGTGGATCAACTTTTGGTGCATTTGGATGTAATAGCCATGTAGCTGCGTAGTGATTCTTTGAAACTTTGAAGAATGGTGGTTGCTCTTCTTCGTCAATTTCCATTGCGTACTTGTTACGTGGTGCAAAGGCATCCCCCTTAGGTGGATTCAAAAGGTTAGGTGGAGTACCGGGAATTGAGTTCAGATGGTCTGATTCACTAGTTTCAAGTGTAGGCATAGAGTCTAGTAGTCCCCAAGTGTAAGGATGTTGGGGGTTGTAGAAAATATCATTAACAGAACCATATTCTACAAACTTACCAGCGTACATAACAGCCACACGATCAGCGATACCAGCCACAACACCAAGGTCATGGGTGATGAAGATAATCGAAGTACCAATCTTTTGTTGTAACTCTTTTAATAGATCAATGATTTGAGCTTGAACAGTAACGTCAAGGGCAGTGGTTGGTTCATCAGCGATAAGGATCTCTGGATAATCAACGATTGCGATAGCAATGACGATACGTTGTCTTTGACCACCTGAAAATTGGTGAGGGTAGTCTTTCATACGCTCTGTAGGATTAGGGATACCAACTAATCTAAGTACCTCTTCAGCACGCTTCATAGCGTCTTTCTTGGAAACATTGTTGTGAATCAATAGTGGTTCAGCAACTTGTTTACCAATTGTCATAGTTGGATCAAGTGAAGTCATGGGATCTTGGAAGATCATAGAGATCTTATTTCCACGGATCGAATCCATTTCCTTTTCACTTTTTTGTAGGAGGTCATCTCCATGATAGAGAATGCTTCCCTTTGCGATATCTGAGTTTTTTGCCAATAATTGTAGGATGGAACGAACGGTAATTGATTTACCAGAGCCAGATTCACCAACGATAGCTAAGGTTTCACCGGCGTTAAGATCGAAACTCACCCCACGAATAGCTTGGACAGTACCATTGTATGTCGCAAAATTAACATGCAAGTCTTTTACTTCTAGAATTTTATCCATTGCTTATTCATACTCCTTATTTAATCGTCAGACTGTGGATCAAATGCATCACGTAAACCATCACCAAGTAGGTTTGTGGCAATCATGATAATACTTAAGATGATTGCTGGTGCCCACATTTGATATGGCAAGAATCTAAATGCCTTTTGGCCATCTGATAACAATGTACCTAATGAGGCGTTTGGTGCAGGTATACCAATACCAATGAAACTCAAGAAGGCTTCAAAGAATATCGCATTAGGAATTGTAAACATTGTTTGAATGATAATTGTTGAAGATAGGTTAGGAATCAAGTGCTTAGTAGCAATCTTACTTGATGACTCGCCAAGTGTTCTAGCAGCTAAGACATATTCTTGCTCTTTGAGCTGGAATGTCTGAGCACGAATCAGACGCGCCATTGTGACCCAACCGGTAATGGCGATCGCGATAACGATAGAACCAAGACCTGGTTTCAAAACGATCATCATTAAGATAACAACGATTAAGTTAGGAACTGATGATACGATTTCAACGATACGTTGCATAACTGTATCAGTTATACCACCTTTCCAACCTGAGATGATACCGTAGGGAACACCGATGATCAAATCAACAAGTGTAGCCAAGATAGCAACAACTAGTGAAAGACGAGTACCATAGATGATTCTTGATAATAGATCACGACCTAGGTAATCAGTACCTAGTAGGTAATAAGAACCCTTAGATGCTCCAGCTTCTTTATAGGCATCGATCATTTTACCACCCATATTTTGGTAGCCATTAAATCCGGGGATATTCAAATTACCTAGTTTAGGAGGTAAGTTAGATAATGTAACTTGTTGGGCATTAGGATTGTGTGGTGCAACAAGTGGGGCAAAGATTGAGATCAAGACGATGATAGTAAGAAGTATCAAACATACTACAGCGACTCTGTTTGAAAATAGACGGCGACGAACATCTTGTAGATATGTAAGAGCAGGTGTGCCGATCTTTTCTTGTTCATTGTTGTTCTCATCATGGATTAATTTGAATTTTTCCTTTGGTACATTTGGAATTTGTTCCATATTATTCTTTACCTCCGTTTCCTAATCTAATTCTTGGATCGATGAATCCGTAGAGAATATCGACAATCAAGATAACTACAACTAACAAGAATGAATAGAAAATTGTAAGTCCCATGATCGTTGGGTAGTCATTAGTCGTGATCGACTTAACGAATTGTTCACCAATACCGGGAATTGAGAAGATATTTTCAACAACCATTGAACCAGTCATAACTGAAACAGCCATAGGTCCGATGATCGTAACAACTGGAATCAAGGAATTACGAAGGGCGTGTTTTGTAACTACCTTCCAGCTTGAGTTACCTTTTGATTTGGCCAACTCAATATAATCACTACTCATAACATCGACCATTTCAGTTCTCATAAATCTAGCAACGTTACCTAAAGGTAAAGCAGCTAAGGCAAGTGTTGGTAACACACTTGATTGGAAGTTGTCCCATAGAGCAACTGGGTAAATGCGCCATTTGTAGGCTAAGTAGAATTGTAATAGAACAGCTAGAACGAAAGATGGAATCGATAATCCAAGAATTGATACGAATGTAGCAAGTGTATCGACCCATGTGTTCTTACGAATAGCAGCAATGGCACCTAGAAGGATACCAAGAACTGTACCAACGATCATAGCTTGTGCACCAATTTGCATTGATGGGGCAAGACGTTGACCGATTAGTGATGTAACAGGTTCATTGTTAAATTGGAATGATGTTCCAAGATTACCTTGTAATAGACCACCCATATAACGTACATATTGAACAAATACTGATTGATCCAAGCCATATTGAGCCTTAACAATCTTCAATTGATCTGGTGACATACGGTTCTGGTTAGAGAACGGAGTACCAGGTAGTAGCTTCATTAAGAAGAAAGTCAAAGTCGCAATGATGAAAAGGGTCAAAAACAGGTAGAAAATTCTTTTAAGAATATATTTAGCCATATTTAATCTCCCTAACTCCTAATTATTTTTTGTATACAGTGACAAGGTTGTAACTACCATTTGGTGAAATTCTGTAGTTCTTAACGTTAGTTCTTGTTAAGTTAGCTTGGTAGTATTGGTATAGAGGAACAACACCAGAGTCTTCTGCGAGTAGCTTAGTAGCTTGTACTAAATCTTCCCATCTAGCGTCTTCATTATTAGCATCAGTAGTCTTACTCTTCTTGATCAAGGCATCGTATTCAGGATTTGAATATTTACCATTATTTTGAGGATTACCTGTTGTGAAGATATCTAGGAATGTAACGGGATCTGGATAATCGGCGTTCCAACCAGTAACTACGATATCGAAGTTACCACTTGTTGATTTATCAAGTCTTGATTTGAATGGAACATTTTGTAATGTAAGATTCAAGCCTGGTAAATTCTTTTCAAGTTGGCCTTGGATATATTCGTTTTGTTTCTTAGCACCATCGGTATCATCACCTAGTAATGTGAAGTTAAGGTTCTTTTGACCGGTTTCTTTGATTCCTTCTTTCCAAAGTTTAGCAGCGAGCTTTGGATTGTATTCTGTATATTTACTTACTGATTTAAGTTCTGGTTCTTTGGTGAAGTCGACATTTGTCTTAGGATCATAAGACATTCCTGATGGAACAATAGTACGTTCGATACCACCAGTTTTACCTAGGACATTATTTGTTAATTGTTCACGATTGATCGACATTGAGATAGCTTGTCTGATCTTCTCATTCTTGAAGAACTTGTATTTCTTTTGGTTGAATTCAAGATAGAAGTTACTTGCCATCTTATCATTTGAGAATGTCTTGTATGAAGATACTTGACGAGCTGTATCACCACTGATCTTTTGTAGACGGTTGATACGGTTGGCGTCATATAGGTTCAAGCCAGTGTTGTTATCTTTAACAACGTAGTACTTAACCTTATTTAACTTAACAGCTTTGGCATTCCAATAATCTTTGTTCTTAACTTCAGTCCAGCTATTATCTGAAACAGTCCAGTTAGTTAATTTGAATGGTCCATTGAAGACCATACCGGCACTCTTTAATCCATATTGCTTGCCGGCTTTTTCAACTGCTGATTTGTATTGAGGAAAGAACGTTGAATTGGCCATCAACTTGTTGAAGTAAGGAATAGGATCTTCCAGTGTTACTTGTAATTTGTACTTACCAAGTGCCTTAATACCTAAGGTATTGACAGGCTTCTTACCGGAATTGATTGCATCTGCATTCTTAATACCGGAGTAGATGTATGCATATTGTGAAGCAGTCTTTGGATCAACTGTTCTGCGCCATGCATAGACAAAGTCTTGAGCGGTAACGGCTTTTCCGTTAGACCACTTAGTATGTTTCATATCAAATGTATAAGTCTTACCATTATTAGTAGGCTTAACGATTTTCTTAGCTATAGCAGGTTGTAGTGTTTTACCGTCGAATCGGTACAACCCCTCCATAGTATCAGTCAAACCTTGAGCACCGATAACATCTGTGTTCAGTGACGAATCCATTGTTGCAATAACATCACTGGAACTGATAGATAAAGTATCTTTATCATCTTTTTCAGTTGATGATCCACAACCTGTCAAAACTAGCGCAATTGCCAAAATTGGTAACATGGCTAGCAGATACTTCTTAAATTTCATTACGCAACCTCCCTAAAAGCATAGCAATATTATTAGATTACACCATTAAACATTAAATACAAGCAATGTTTATTAAAAATCTTCTAATGTTTGATAAAATCATATAATACCTTTAGTCAAAATGCAAATAAAAACAGAAATATCTACAAAATAGATATTTCTGCTTAATGTTTTTTAATATTAGAATGTTAAATTAGAAAAATGGTCTATACGTTTACTTGGATAAATCGCTCATATTTCTCTAGTTCATCGGGACTTAAATTAGCTTTTAAAACTGAACCATCGTTGGTGAATTCTTTACTGATGATTTGTGAATTCTTCAATATTTCTTCAGTGAATTTCTGTTGATCATAAGGAATCAATAAATCGACTAATTTGTATTCAGCGAATAGTTTCAATTTGATCAAATCAACCATTTTCTTGATTGAATCAGGATCAAGTGCCGAATAGTAAATATTATCTCCTTCTATAGTAGGGAAAACTTGTCCAGCTTTAAGATCAGCCTTATTGAATGCGTAGATCATTGGCTTGCCTGTAACGCCGACTTCATTCAATGTTTTCTCAGTAACTTCCAACATATTCTTCCAATGTTCGTCACTAACATCTATTACTTGAACCAATAAGTCAGCGTCTTTAGCCTCTTTCAAAGTTGTTTTGAAAGACTCAATCAAGTTATGAGGTAGCTTGCTAACAAAGCCGACTGTATCGGACAATAAGAAACTAGTGTTATCTTCAAGATCGATCTTTCTAACACTAGTGTCTAGTGTAGCGAAGAGCATATCTTTTTCAAAGACCTTGCGATCCTCTGATTCTTCTTTATTAAAGTTTAGAAGTCCATTCATAGTCGTTGATTTACCAGCGTTTGTATAGCCGACTAAAGAGACTAGAGGCAAGCTAGTATTAGTACGTCTACGACTTTGAACATTGATAGTTTTATCGACAGTTTTGAGTTGATCCTTCAAATAAGTGATCCGTTTACGAATTACTCGACGATCAAGTTCTAGCTTTGTTTCACCAGCACCACGGTTGGCAAGACCACCGGATGAAGATTGTTGATCCAATGGATTACCTGAGGGATGGATCCTTGGTAGTTGATATTGTAACTTGGCGATTTCAACTTGTAACTTGGCCTGTCTAGTATGTGCTCGGTTAGAGAATACTTGTAAGATTAGTTCTGTTCGATCCATGAAGCTTAGTTTGGTTTCTTTTTCAAGATTTCTAATTTGTGATGGTGTAAGTTCGTCGTTTAAGACGATCGTAGTAACATCATCGGCATTGGCGATCTCTTTGATCTCGGTAACTTTACCAGAACCAAAGTAAGTCTTAGCACTGACACTGTCAACGTTTTGTTTGATGACATCAGCTACTTCCATATTATTGGCTTCAACTAGAGAGCCCAATTCTTCCATTGTGTAGTCAAAGTCTACTTGTTTGTGACTAACTCCAGCAACGATTACGCGTTCTTTACCGTTTGTTGTATTTTCCATATATCCTCCTGGTGGCACCTATACCCCAGGGTATTATGCCAGTTGATTATTTGTTTGATTGAGTGCTTCTTAATCTGATTTCAATCCACATAATTGAAGTACTTCCTTTCGATAATATGGTTATATCATAACATTGTTGATTGGTTTGTTGTATATAATAGGTAGAAAGTAAAGTCATGAATATTTCACCCACTTTAGGACATCAAACACCGTGTTTCGGGATGAATCAGCGTTAAATTATTACTGGCATGTTAGACTAGAGTTTATTATGGAGGGGTGTGTCATGGTTAAAAAAATAAGAATTATTAGTGCAGTATTACTAGTTATGATGTTGATATTCCTATTAGCTGATACATCTTGGTATAACAACTTTTTCTTGAAAATAGGTAGCCTCAATATATGGGGCTCTTTTACTAAGTCATTTCATATAATCCGTCATTTACTGACACTGTAATTACATAAGTGACTTCAACTTCTTAGCTTTACCAATCGAAAAGGTTCTAACTAGTCCCTTATCAAAGGTTATTTTGCGTTTACTAAAGTTGGCCTCACTGATAGATTCAGGATTTATCAAGCAAGATCTATTGGCACGAAACAGTGATGGGTACTTTTTTTCTAATTCATTCAAATTACCGTAGAATTCATATAACCCTGTATGTGTATATAGATTCAATCTATGGGGTATCGTCGATGTTTCTACGATACATACGTCATCTAAACTAACACGATATATTTGGTTTCCCACGGTAAATGAGAAGCACTTTTTTTGTCTTGTCATTGTTTTATCGATCCGTGTTTTGGCAAGTGTCAATGTGTCATAGATGTTTTGTCTGAAATCTTCTATTGGTTGATCTTTAACGATGAAGTCGAGTGCTTCAACTTTTCTCTTGAACGTTAATGGAGCCATTTCATCATGTGTTGTAACGAAGATGATCTTGGCTTGAACATCGATCCTTCTGATTTCTGACGCTAGATCTATTCCGTTCATTTTGCTGTGAAGGTCAA
This region includes:
- a CDS encoding DUF871 domain-containing protein, which translates into the protein MLGISIYPNKATTEENIAYLQLAAKYGFKRVFASLLEVTPDNKDEVLGQFKKIFTVANDLKMRVTLDVNPRLFGVLGVDYHNLTLFKEIGASAIRLDANFDGLTESLMSFEDSGLDIELNLSSDAGNIENIMSYAPNNKRLSGCHNFYPQRFTGLDLDFFTKCSAKYKKLGLRTAAFVTSQVATTGPHPFNDGLPTLEMHRDLPIEVQAKHLLATGLIDDILISNQFASETELKKLSQINQDQLSLAVDFASNVTQIEKDILLNYQHFYRGDINSYSVRSTFVKLKYKNESIPANNTIEELHPGDITIGNDSFGQYKGEVNIVKQAMPNIDQHKNVVGHVAEVEQFLIPYIKPWMKFRFETFKP
- the murQ gene encoding N-acetylmuramic acid 6-phosphate etherase, giving the protein MNDKIDSLTTEQQNPDSTNLDQMSTEEIVRLINKEDGKISDSIKSQIPNITKAIESVVDSFQKNGRLIYMGAGTSGRLGVLDAAECVPTFGTDPEMVQGLIAGGKRAMTDAVEGAEDSYELGETDLKNIKLTANDTVVGIAASGRTPYVIGALKYAQLKGSHTVSLACNKNAKISSYSDIAIEVNAGPEVLSGSTRMKSGTVQKMVLNMISTTSMIKIGKVYKNLMIDVKPTNEKLVQRAKRIITLATGVDDKKAAQLFLDSGKDVKVAIVMALTDFSAEDAVKKLKDSKGFVRGAIN
- a CDS encoding BadF/BadG/BcrA/BcrD ATPase family protein, giving the protein MTEFSIGIDCGGTHTVAIAYDQHADMLRKSVQGPANLAVDPTEAVKNIHAAILAITQSLNEKDCNKILIGIAGLSAFNEIEQLIAELDFPNLDIKIINDAQLALIARLKGQNGLVAIAGTGSVVTGIVDNRSVRVGGWGHLLGDEGSGYQISKLAFQQVTKETDLDEISNFSKAFLKEIGAKNITDLISIFYKLNKKEVANFTPFVLKEAKDGDKVAQSIVETATKGLADQINLAMNKTDWQKSTLNLAFSGSVVEKSSYYRQLLIKKINCEHQEINILPVESDFNNAIAVIYAK
- a CDS encoding SLAP domain-containing protein — encoded protein: MKKENILLGTAMAVLLAPAVLSNVSQNVQASSSMVGVVKRNGGALVDGNGSAVNRSLGNFTSWKLGISKTINGSLYYKVATNEWIKADSVVVDNNTDIVKMSGYVGTVLHGGASVVDDNGNYDGNYLGNYTSWKVNAKKTINGAVYYRVATNQWVDAGSMNVGYSGGNTQTTTPATNITKIPGYIGSVLHGGASVVDDNGNYNGNYLGDYTSWKVDAKKTVNGTVYYRVATNQWVSQESMSVGAPAVQKTQYSNSNVASTFSIKSSALRDFYDSSTNTYVHNPYGAGSPYNVSKIVKNINGAYYFQVEPNLWLPASTFDAQSAETLSNAVYEPYFATNVTK
- a CDS encoding ABC transporter ATP-binding protein; the encoded protein is MADEREKIVQVRHLKQYFNIGKPNEVKAVDDVSFDIYKGETFGLVGESGSGKSTTGRSIIRLYNPTDGQILFNGQDISKIKSHGPQMKNFRREMQMIFQDPYASLNPRMKVKDIIAEGLDVHGLVHNDEEREKRVRELLDMVHLNPEHMTRYPYEFSGGQRQRIGIARALAVEPQFVIADEPISALDVSIQAQVVNLMQDIQKEQGLTYMFIAHDLSMVKYISDRIAVMYRGKIVELADSDEIYDNPLHAYTQSLLSAIPVPDPAIERTRQRIDFDHSQPFSDDQSLQEVLPGHFLYCNAEKAASFK
- a CDS encoding ABC transporter ATP-binding protein produces the protein MDKILEVKDLHVNFATYNGTVQAIRGVSFDLNAGETLAIVGESGSGKSITVRSILQLLAKNSDIAKGSILYHGDDLLQKSEKEMDSIRGNKISMIFQDPMTSLDPTMTIGKQVAEPLLIHNNVSKKDAMKRAEEVLRLVGIPNPTERMKDYPHQFSGGQRQRIVIAIAIVDYPEILIADEPTTALDVTVQAQIIDLLKELQQKIGTSIIFITHDLGVVAGIADRVAVMYAGKFVEYGSVNDIFYNPQHPYTWGLLDSMPTLETSESDHLNSIPGTPPNLLNPPKGDAFAPRNKYAMEIDEEEQPPFFKVSKNHYAATWLLHPNAPKVDPPASIKQRFERYQKLGGSAK
- a CDS encoding ABC transporter permease, producing MEQIPNVPKEKFKLIHDENNNEQEKIGTPALTYLQDVRRRLFSNRVAVVCLILLTIIVLISIFAPLVAPHNPNAQQVTLSNLPPKLGNLNIPGFNGYQNMGGKMIDAYKEAGASKGSYYLLGTDYLGRDLLSRIIYGTRLSLVVAILATLVDLIIGVPYGIISGWKGGITDTVMQRIVEIVSSVPNLIVVILMMIVLKPGLGSIVIAIAITGWVTMARLIRAQTFQLKEQEYVLAARTLGESSSKIATKHLIPNLSSTIIIQTMFTIPNAIFFEAFLSFIGIGIPAPNASLGTLLSDGQKAFRFLPYQMWAPAIILSIIMIATNLLGDGLRDAFDPQSDD
- the opp3b gene encoding oligopeptide ABC transporter permease, translating into MAKYILKRIFYLFLTLFIIATLTFFLMKLLPGTPFSNQNRMSPDQLKIVKAQYGLDQSVFVQYVRYMGGLLQGNLGTSFQFNNEPVTSLIGQRLAPSMQIGAQAMIVGTVLGILLGAIAAIRKNTWVDTLATFVSILGLSIPSFVLAVLLQFYLAYKWRIYPVALWDNFQSSVLPTLALAALPLGNVARFMRTEMVDVMSSDYIELAKSKGNSSWKVVTKHALRNSLIPVVTIIGPMAVSVMTGSMVVENIFSIPGIGEQFVKSITTNDYPTIMGLTIFYSFLLVVVILIVDILYGFIDPRIRLGNGGKE